Proteins encoded in a region of the Zunongwangia endophytica genome:
- a CDS encoding alpha-L-rhamnosidase produces MKVATRSIFGLITLLFLSCGSHREGKTLFIASNLEIVELEVGMQSDPLGIDPNEVKFGWQLKSSGFDIKQTAYRIQVSRDKKFQKLFWDSGKINSDVSQHLKYDGPPFNYENDYYWNVEVWTNNSGSAKSKIAQFYTSPKSEKLKAKWIGAISRANSHLPEGRKMHTPTFKKSKRDSIIGSLDSLAYRSIILRKEFKADKKIESAKIYVSGLGHYKLSLNGNKVGNSEFAPLWTDYDKTVYYNIYDVTNQLDIGNNAIGVLLGNGMYNVIGERYSKFYISFGPPTLFFQLKLAYTDGSEEIIYSDSSWKYDKSPITFNTIFGGEDYDARMEQIGWDMPGFDDSQWNDVILQKAPKGKLLPQQATPVAISNAYSVKQSQKLADTTFVLDFGQNLSGFPEFKAKGKRGQKLKIWVGEKLKEDGSISQGGSGKPYYYEYTFKGDEVETWRPNFSYYGYQYAQIEGANYQQEEIQGPPTVLDIQSLFVNNSAKAGGTFESSNEIFNHTHQLIDAAIKSNFHSVFTDCPHREKLGWLEETHLNGPGLFFNYHLENFIPKVMQDIADAQRENGLIPNIAPEYVVFGGDFTDSPEWGLAGIMLPWMYYQYYGDTSLIEKYYTVMKNYVDYLSSTARKHIVYHGLGDWYDYGDHAAGYSKNSPIALSATSHYYYGSKLLSKAATMLGKSADAKKYEQLTKKIQEAFNTEFYNIEKGNYATGSQFSNAVPIYMGIVQPENRKRVLKSLTDTIKANNYRLTTGDVGNRYLYQVLAENDENEILFKMQNHYDAPGYGFQIKFGLTTLTEQWDPTKGNSLNHFMMGQIEEWFYESLAGIKADKKAPGFKHFYLEPELVGNLQFVQSSYESLYGTIIAEWNKNVEYTTFTYKIPVNTSATLKLPASKSSKVLVNGEKLLDYTIRNEKVEFNLGSGSYTIKISK; encoded by the coding sequence ATGAAAGTAGCTACTAGATCTATATTTGGTTTAATAACATTGCTTTTTCTTTCCTGTGGATCTCATAGAGAAGGGAAAACTCTATTTATTGCATCAAATTTAGAAATTGTAGAACTGGAAGTTGGTATGCAATCTGATCCTCTAGGAATTGATCCTAATGAGGTGAAATTTGGCTGGCAATTAAAATCTTCAGGATTCGATATAAAGCAAACGGCCTATAGAATTCAGGTTTCTCGGGATAAAAAATTCCAGAAGCTTTTTTGGGATAGCGGAAAAATCAATTCCGATGTGAGTCAGCATCTAAAATATGATGGTCCTCCATTTAATTACGAGAATGATTATTATTGGAATGTTGAGGTTTGGACGAATAATTCGGGTTCTGCAAAAAGTAAAATAGCACAATTCTATACTTCGCCTAAATCTGAAAAATTAAAGGCTAAATGGATAGGAGCAATTTCTCGAGCAAATAGTCATTTGCCGGAAGGGCGAAAGATGCATACTCCAACATTCAAAAAATCAAAAAGAGATTCCATAATAGGATCATTAGATTCACTAGCTTATCGAAGTATCATCTTACGAAAGGAATTTAAAGCGGATAAAAAAATTGAATCTGCAAAAATTTATGTGTCGGGTTTAGGTCATTATAAACTCAGCTTAAACGGAAATAAAGTGGGTAATAGCGAATTTGCACCTCTATGGACAGATTATGATAAAACAGTATATTATAATATTTATGATGTTACTAATCAACTGGATATAGGGAATAATGCTATAGGGGTTTTGCTTGGTAACGGGATGTATAATGTTATCGGAGAAAGGTATTCTAAATTTTATATAAGCTTTGGTCCTCCTACGCTCTTTTTTCAGTTGAAGCTAGCTTATACTGATGGTTCAGAAGAAATTATATATTCTGATAGCAGTTGGAAATATGATAAAAGTCCGATTACTTTCAATACGATTTTTGGTGGAGAAGATTATGATGCAAGAATGGAGCAAATCGGGTGGGATATGCCGGGTTTTGATGATTCACAGTGGAATGATGTGATTCTCCAGAAAGCTCCGAAAGGAAAATTACTTCCTCAACAGGCAACACCTGTAGCTATATCAAACGCTTATTCTGTTAAGCAGTCTCAGAAATTAGCAGATACTACCTTTGTTCTCGATTTTGGTCAAAATCTTTCAGGATTTCCAGAATTCAAAGCAAAGGGTAAGAGAGGTCAAAAGCTAAAAATTTGGGTAGGTGAGAAACTAAAAGAAGATGGAAGTATTTCCCAAGGAGGTTCAGGAAAACCTTATTATTATGAATATACTTTTAAAGGAGATGAAGTTGAAACATGGCGTCCTAACTTCAGTTATTATGGTTATCAGTACGCACAAATTGAAGGTGCAAATTACCAGCAGGAGGAAATTCAGGGTCCTCCCACAGTTCTAGATATCCAATCACTTTTCGTAAATAATTCGGCAAAAGCTGGCGGAACGTTTGAAAGTTCTAACGAAATTTTCAATCATACCCATCAATTAATAGATGCGGCGATTAAAAGTAATTTTCATAGTGTTTTTACCGATTGCCCGCATCGTGAAAAGTTGGGTTGGTTAGAAGAAACCCATTTAAACGGACCTGGATTATTCTTCAACTATCATCTTGAAAATTTTATTCCGAAGGTAATGCAAGATATTGCAGACGCCCAGAGGGAGAATGGACTTATCCCAAATATTGCTCCGGAGTATGTTGTTTTTGGAGGAGATTTTACCGATTCTCCCGAATGGGGACTTGCGGGAATTATGCTCCCCTGGATGTATTATCAATATTATGGAGATACATCTCTTATCGAGAAATACTATACGGTAATGAAGAACTATGTAGATTACCTTTCTTCGACAGCAAGAAAACATATTGTATACCACGGACTAGGAGATTGGTATGATTACGGTGATCATGCTGCTGGTTATTCAAAAAATAGCCCAATAGCACTTTCTGCAACTAGCCATTATTATTATGGATCAAAATTATTATCCAAAGCAGCGACTATGTTAGGTAAATCTGCAGATGCCAAAAAATATGAACAGCTGACTAAAAAAATTCAAGAAGCTTTTAATACTGAATTTTACAATATTGAAAAAGGAAATTATGCAACTGGTAGCCAGTTCAGTAATGCGGTGCCGATCTATATGGGAATAGTTCAGCCAGAGAATAGAAAACGTGTACTGAAAAGCCTGACGGATACAATCAAGGCTAATAATTACAGATTGACAACTGGAGATGTAGGCAATAGATACTTATATCAAGTATTAGCTGAAAACGATGAAAATGAAATCTTATTTAAAATGCAAAACCATTATGATGCACCAGGTTATGGATTTCAGATTAAATTCGGTTTAACAACTCTTACAGAACAATGGGATCCGACAAAGGGTAATTCTCTTAATCATTTTATGATGGGACAAATTGAAGAGTGGTTCTATGAAAGTTTAGCTGGAATAAAAGCTGATAAAAAAGCTCCGGGATTTAAGCATTTTTACTTAGAACCGGAACTTGTAGGTAATTTGCAATTTGTACAATCATCTTATGAGTCTTTATATGGAACAATTATAGCAGAATGGAATAAAAACGTGGAGTATACAACATTTACATATAAGATACCTGTAAATACTAGCGCTACTTTAAAATTACCTGCTTCAAAATCGTCTAAAGTTTTAGTAAACGGCGAGAAATTACTGGACTATACTATTAGAAATGAAAAAGTTGAATTCAATTTGGGTTCAGGGAGTTATACTATAAAAATTAGTAAATAA
- a CDS encoding glycoside hydrolase family 95 protein, translating into MSKLLGHIGIILMLFFTSSLFGQSKNNLKLWYDKPAENWNEALPIGNGRLGAMVFGSPSVERLQLNEETIWAGQPNSIAHEKALEALPEVRKLIFEGKYKEAQDLATSDIRSQTNNGMPYQTFGNVYISFAGHSNYTDYYRDLDIQNAIASVSYKVDGVTFNREILSAFKDDVIAVKLSADRPGMITTNILMQSPYDKTDPVSRGDVIMLDGTSSNHEGLRGGVDFEGRLAVETVGGSVKSENGTIAIKDADSATIYISIATNFKNYKDLSEDVRKKTISLLNNARKKDFESIKKNHSDYYQKFFNRVSLILGKTEALDQPTNLRIKNFSEQYDPQLVELYFQFGRYLLISSSQPGGQPANLQGIWNDMLFPPWESKYTMNINAEMNYWPAELTNLSEMHEPFIQLAKEVSETGRETAKIMYDADGWVLHHNTDIWRITGPIDNSHSGMWPSGGAWLMQDLWERYNYSGNKKYLDEIYPILKGSAEFFLDFMVPHPEFGYLVVVPSNSPENSHGGGEGNASITAGATMDQQLMFDLFTHTAEAAKILNKDKDFVQQLNSAKQKLAPMQIGRYGQLQEWLKDWDDPEDDHRHISHLYGLFPSNQISPFRNPELFESTKVVLEHRGDKSTGWSMGWKVNLWARLLDGNHAYKLLNDQLSLVGDDGGGSYPNMLDAHPPFQIDGNFGVTAGIAEMLMQSHEGAVHLLPALPDAWNTGSIKGIRARGGFTIEELKWSNNKIQQVTIKSNLGGNLRLRTESKMDLKKLKLAKGENSNSFFKINPIQQPIIKDKSQTSQPELPKYYEYDIETEKGKTYTFSSK; encoded by the coding sequence ATGAGTAAACTCTTAGGCCATATCGGTATTATTTTGATGCTATTTTTTACTAGTTCGCTGTTCGGACAGTCAAAAAATAATTTGAAATTATGGTATGACAAGCCTGCAGAAAACTGGAACGAAGCTTTACCTATAGGAAATGGACGCTTAGGAGCAATGGTTTTTGGAAGTCCTTCTGTAGAACGTTTGCAGCTAAATGAGGAAACGATATGGGCAGGCCAGCCAAACAGTATTGCTCATGAAAAAGCTTTAGAGGCTTTGCCAGAAGTCAGAAAACTAATTTTTGAAGGTAAATACAAAGAAGCCCAGGATTTGGCAACAAGCGATATTCGATCGCAAACCAATAATGGAATGCCTTACCAGACTTTTGGTAATGTTTATATATCCTTTGCAGGTCATAGTAACTATACTGATTATTATCGCGATTTGGATATTCAAAATGCAATTGCTTCAGTCTCTTATAAAGTTGATGGAGTAACTTTTAATAGAGAAATACTCTCAGCGTTTAAAGATGATGTAATTGCCGTAAAACTTTCAGCAGATAGACCAGGAATGATAACTACGAATATCCTGATGCAAAGTCCGTATGATAAAACAGATCCTGTAAGTCGTGGAGATGTAATTATGTTAGACGGAACCTCCAGTAATCATGAAGGTTTGCGCGGAGGCGTAGATTTTGAAGGCAGGCTGGCTGTCGAAACAGTGGGTGGATCTGTGAAGTCGGAAAATGGGACTATCGCAATAAAAGATGCAGATTCTGCTACTATTTATATTTCTATTGCTACGAATTTCAAAAACTACAAAGATCTTTCAGAAGATGTTCGTAAGAAGACTATAAGCTTGCTGAATAATGCTAGAAAAAAAGACTTTGAATCAATAAAAAAAAATCATTCGGATTATTATCAAAAGTTCTTTAATCGAGTCTCTTTAATACTCGGTAAAACAGAAGCGCTAGATCAGCCTACGAATCTGCGAATAAAAAATTTTTCAGAACAGTACGACCCTCAACTGGTAGAGCTTTATTTCCAATTTGGGAGATATCTTCTCATTTCCAGTTCTCAACCTGGCGGCCAACCGGCTAACCTACAAGGTATTTGGAACGATATGCTATTTCCGCCTTGGGAAAGTAAGTATACGATGAACATTAATGCAGAGATGAATTACTGGCCTGCTGAGCTTACTAATTTGTCAGAAATGCATGAACCTTTCATTCAACTTGCAAAAGAAGTAAGCGAAACAGGAAGAGAAACTGCAAAGATAATGTATGATGCAGATGGCTGGGTATTACACCATAATACCGATATCTGGAGAATAACCGGTCCCATCGACAATTCCCATTCCGGAATGTGGCCAAGTGGCGGAGCTTGGTTAATGCAGGATTTATGGGAACGTTACAACTATTCAGGTAATAAAAAATATCTGGATGAGATTTATCCAATATTGAAAGGTTCAGCTGAATTCTTTTTGGATTTTATGGTGCCACATCCAGAGTTTGGATATCTGGTTGTAGTACCTTCCAATTCCCCTGAAAATTCTCATGGTGGTGGTGAAGGAAATGCTTCAATTACGGCAGGAGCCACAATGGACCAGCAATTAATGTTTGATCTGTTCACTCATACTGCTGAAGCGGCCAAAATTTTAAATAAAGACAAGGATTTTGTTCAGCAATTAAACTCAGCGAAACAAAAACTTGCGCCAATGCAAATTGGTCGATACGGGCAGCTGCAAGAATGGCTAAAAGACTGGGATGATCCTGAAGACGATCACCGTCATATTTCTCATTTATACGGTTTATTTCCTAGTAACCAGATTTCACCTTTTAGAAATCCAGAATTATTTGAATCAACTAAGGTTGTTTTAGAACATCGCGGCGATAAATCTACAGGATGGTCTATGGGGTGGAAAGTAAATTTATGGGCTCGACTTTTAGATGGAAATCATGCTTACAAACTTTTGAATGACCAATTGAGCTTGGTTGGAGATGATGGAGGAGGAAGTTATCCGAATATGTTAGATGCGCATCCACCATTTCAAATCGATGGCAATTTTGGTGTTACTGCAGGAATTGCTGAAATGTTGATGCAAAGTCATGAAGGGGCCGTTCATTTATTACCAGCCTTACCAGATGCCTGGAATACTGGTTCGATAAAAGGGATTAGGGCCAGAGGTGGTTTTACTATTGAAGAACTGAAATGGTCAAATAACAAAATTCAGCAGGTAACTATCAAATCGAATCTTGGAGGGAATCTTCGGTTACGCACGGAATCAAAAATGGATCTAAAAAAATTAAAATTAGCAAAAGGAGAAAATTCAAATTCATTTTTCAAAATCAATCCAATTCAGCAACCAATAATTAAAGATAAATCACAAACGAGTCAACCTGAACTTCCTAAATACTACGAATACGATATTGAAACTGAAAAAGGTAAAACCTATACTTTTTCATCAAAATAA
- a CDS encoding alpha/beta hydrolase family protein gives MNNQKDTYTIVCKNYVFLVALLAFISGQSQNSDSNFNQSITKTIEDIEEIYNITVKDEKSLLNEKYLDYADWRINQYNLEASLNAILSPFDLMFWKESDSVYSIREFDYPRNTPDIGKRRLEYLNNLYTNKSEWEERKASLKACIIEALKINDAPVLEKPQVVITKKRKYKGYSVENIGLEVLPGVYATGSIYRPLKTKNKSAVILSPNGHFGDGRYRESEQIRCANLAKMGAIVVSYDLFGWGESTLQFASEYHKTSIAQTIQVLNGIKLLNYLLKLAEADANRVAITGGSGGGSHSLFLTAIDDRIKVSVPVVMVSSYFSGGCPCESGQPIHLCGNGTNNAEISAMAAPRPQLIVSDGQDWTKHVPEIEYPFIKKVYSFYNAEGKLENQHFADEGHNYKESKRKAMYPFMAKYLDLDLSKIVKNGEILENISLETENEMKVFGDNGEQLPKNAMHDINQLYALFGLTYEK, from the coding sequence ATGAACAACCAGAAAGATACATATACCATTGTTTGTAAGAATTATGTATTCTTGGTGGCTCTTCTTGCATTTATTTCTGGACAATCACAGAATTCTGACAGTAATTTTAATCAATCTATTACGAAAACGATTGAAGATATTGAAGAAATCTACAATATTACTGTAAAAGATGAGAAATCTCTACTGAACGAAAAATATTTAGATTATGCAGATTGGCGAATAAATCAATACAATTTAGAAGCTTCTTTAAATGCGATTCTTTCACCTTTTGATTTGATGTTCTGGAAAGAATCAGATTCGGTTTATAGTATTCGGGAATTCGATTATCCTAGAAACACACCAGATATTGGGAAACGAAGACTGGAGTATCTTAATAATCTCTACACCAATAAATCGGAATGGGAAGAGCGAAAAGCTTCTTTAAAAGCTTGTATTATCGAGGCGTTAAAAATAAACGATGCTCCTGTTTTAGAAAAGCCACAAGTGGTCATTACTAAAAAAAGAAAATATAAAGGATATAGCGTAGAGAATATTGGGCTTGAAGTACTTCCAGGGGTTTATGCTACAGGGTCTATTTACAGACCTTTAAAAACTAAAAATAAAAGTGCAGTAATTCTATCCCCTAATGGTCATTTTGGAGACGGGCGGTATCGCGAAAGCGAACAAATTAGATGTGCGAATCTTGCGAAAATGGGAGCAATTGTGGTTAGTTATGATCTATTTGGTTGGGGAGAATCTACTTTACAGTTTGCTTCAGAATATCATAAAACGAGTATTGCGCAAACCATTCAGGTTTTAAATGGTATAAAATTACTAAACTATTTATTGAAACTTGCTGAAGCAGATGCTAATCGCGTTGCAATTACCGGCGGCTCTGGTGGTGGGTCACATTCGTTATTTTTAACGGCTATTGATGATCGAATTAAGGTATCGGTTCCTGTGGTAATGGTTTCATCTTATTTTTCGGGAGGTTGTCCTTGTGAAAGTGGTCAGCCAATTCATTTATGTGGTAACGGAACCAATAATGCTGAAATATCGGCAATGGCAGCTCCAAGGCCTCAATTAATAGTTTCAGATGGGCAAGATTGGACAAAACATGTACCTGAAATAGAGTATCCTTTTATAAAAAAGGTGTACTCCTTTTACAATGCTGAAGGAAAATTGGAAAATCAACATTTTGCTGATGAAGGCCATAATTATAAAGAATCAAAGCGTAAAGCGATGTATCCATTTATGGCAAAATATCTTGATTTAGACTTATCAAAAATCGTTAAAAATGGAGAGATTTTGGAAAATATTTCTTTAGAAACAGAAAATGAAATGAAAGTGTTTGGAGATAATGGAGAACAACTGCCAAAGAATGCTATGCACGATATTAATCAATTATATGCCCTTTTCGGTTTAACCTATGAAAAATAA
- a CDS encoding six-hairpin glycosidase gives MRLNLRSFKKLVITLIFSTSTLIFYSQKVDTAKYVGTTLSNIDYHHGQLRPAVGTHATQIMRASREHPETADGLGWTYNHAPNIAYWNNTFFVQYLNDSIGEHIPPSTTLLITSKNGKDWTKPEVIFPEYNIPNGWTKEGVKGEANNITAVMHQRMGFYKASNGKFLTLAYYGIALNEKDDPNDGKGIGRVVREIKKDGSLGPIYFIRYNKTWDKSLSEYAFYNKSKDKEFVKACEELLSKPLMMQQWVEEQDRDDALIPLKDQFKAFSYYHLADGRTVGWWKHALTSLSLDGGENWEYHPMRAPGFVNSNAKIWGQKTSDGKYATVYNPSEFRWPLALSTSSDGLVYDNLFLVHGEISPMRYRGNYKSYGPQYVRGILESNGNPPDRDMWLTYSVNKEDIWVAKVPVPITATVNEHIDETFNELPDGAELNMWNYYDLQWATVGIEKKDDVKWLALKDKDAFDYARVDRIIPHTENLHATFTVMPGQNNHGMLQVEFQNQKGLPAVRLIFNEEGELITKSGARFKHILDYELGKEYEIDITLEPSRRWYSLTVNGKHKTERIFYSPVHAFERIMFRTGEQRYFPTPDTPADNYKDLENTGKQIPEAAFYIKGLKTEALKK, from the coding sequence ATGCGATTAAACTTAAGAAGTTTTAAAAAGTTAGTAATAACGCTTATTTTTAGTACATCTACGTTAATATTCTATTCTCAGAAAGTAGATACTGCGAAATATGTTGGTACTACTTTATCAAATATAGATTATCATCATGGCCAATTAAGACCAGCAGTTGGTACGCATGCTACTCAGATTATGAGAGCATCGAGAGAGCATCCTGAAACTGCAGATGGTTTGGGTTGGACCTATAATCACGCGCCAAATATTGCATATTGGAATAATACATTTTTTGTTCAATATCTTAACGATTCTATCGGTGAACATATTCCACCAAGTACTACTTTACTTATTACTTCAAAAAATGGCAAAGATTGGACTAAACCTGAAGTGATTTTTCCAGAATATAACATTCCTAATGGATGGACTAAAGAAGGAGTGAAAGGAGAAGCTAATAATATTACTGCAGTAATGCATCAGCGTATGGGGTTTTACAAAGCCTCCAATGGTAAATTTCTGACCTTAGCATATTATGGAATAGCATTAAACGAAAAAGACGATCCTAATGATGGAAAAGGAATTGGTCGTGTAGTTAGAGAAATCAAAAAAGATGGAAGTCTGGGGCCAATATATTTTATAAGATATAATAAGACCTGGGATAAATCACTTTCAGAATATGCTTTTTATAATAAAAGCAAAGACAAGGAATTCGTTAAGGCTTGTGAAGAACTTCTTTCCAAACCTTTAATGATGCAACAATGGGTAGAAGAACAAGATCGAGATGATGCATTAATTCCGCTAAAGGATCAATTTAAAGCTTTTAGTTATTACCATTTAGCCGATGGGCGTACGGTAGGTTGGTGGAAACATGCACTTACTTCATTGAGTCTTGATGGTGGTGAAAATTGGGAATATCATCCCATGCGTGCACCAGGTTTCGTAAACAGTAATGCTAAAATATGGGGACAAAAAACATCAGACGGTAAATACGCGACAGTTTATAATCCTTCCGAATTTAGATGGCCACTTGCTTTATCCACAAGTTCAGATGGATTAGTATATGATAATTTATTCCTGGTCCATGGTGAGATAAGTCCAATGCGGTACAGAGGGAATTATAAGTCTTACGGCCCTCAGTATGTTCGCGGAATTTTAGAAAGTAATGGTAATCCTCCTGATAGGGATATGTGGTTAACGTATAGTGTGAATAAAGAAGATATTTGGGTAGCCAAAGTTCCGGTTCCTATCACTGCCACTGTCAATGAACATATAGATGAGACGTTTAATGAATTGCCGGATGGAGCGGAATTAAATATGTGGAATTATTATGATTTGCAATGGGCAACTGTAGGAATAGAGAAAAAAGATGATGTGAAATGGCTTGCCCTAAAGGATAAGGATGCATTTGATTATGCAAGAGTGGATCGTATCATACCGCATACCGAGAATCTTCACGCTACGTTTACGGTTATGCCAGGTCAAAATAATCATGGCATGTTGCAAGTAGAATTTCAAAATCAAAAAGGTCTACCAGCAGTACGCTTAATTTTTAATGAAGAGGGGGAATTGATAACTAAATCTGGAGCTCGGTTTAAACATATATTAGATTATGAATTAGGTAAAGAATATGAAATTGATATAACATTAGAGCCGTCTAGAAGGTGGTATTCGCTAACTGTAAATGGAAAACACAAAACAGAACGTATATTTTATTCGCCTGTTCATGCTTTTGAAAGAATTATGTTTAGAACTGGTGAGCAGCGTTATTTTCCTACGCCAGATACTCCAGCTGATAATTATAAGGATTTGGAAAATACAGGTAAACAGATACCAGAAGCCGCTTTTTATATTAAAGGTTTAAAAACGGAAGCACTAAAGAAATAA